The following DNA comes from Glaciihabitans arcticus.
ACGCCGTCGAGGCTCTCGCCGTGGCATCCCGGATGTCCCCGCGTGCCGACATGGTCGCCGGGCTCGGCCTGCTCCCCGTGGAGCATCCCCGCGGGCTCGGCACGCACATTCCCGTGGACGAGTTCGGGGCGACCTCCGTCGCGGGCATCTGGGCCGCGGGCAACGTCTCCGACCCGATGGCACAAGTGGTGACGTCAGCCGCCCAGGGACTCATGGTCGGCGCCGCCGTCAACTCCGACATCATCGCGCAGCACAACGCGACCGCGCTGGCCCGCCCCTGACCCCGGGCCTTTCGGAAATTCAGGGCTTTGGTCGCAGAACTCACCACGGGAAAGGTTTCAGGCGGATGGCGGTGCCAAAGCCCTGAATTTCCACAACCCCCACGCTCAGAGGAGGCGGTCGAGGGCTGGGAGCTGCGAGGGCACGTAGGGGTCGCGTCCGGCCGGGAGCTCGGACCAGGCCAGTAGGGCGAGCCTGCCCTTCACGAAGTGCAGCTGCAGGGATCCCGCCGAGTCGCCCTCGGTGCGCACCTTGCGGTCGACGAGGTGGACGCCGTCGGGCACCTCCGGAGCCTCGTCGACGACCTCGATGGTGAAGCACACGTGTGATCCGGCGTGGGCGAGACCGGCGTGCCGAGCGGTTCGCAGTTGAACGAGAGCTTCCTCGCGGCCGCCGGGCATCCTATCGATGAGGGCGAACAGCAGGTTGCGCTCCTGCAGCGTCAGCGCGCGCGGCTGACGCGGCTGGGCCTTGTACTCCCCGACCTGCTGCGCTGTGGCCGCGTGCACGGCCGGGTCGAGCGCCTTGCGCCACACCCGGGCACGCCGAAATGCCCCGACGATTGTTTCGCCGATCGCGTGAAAGAAGATCTCCCCGATCAGGTCAATAATCCACATCAGGACGATTCCATGACGCGACCGTAGCGCCGCACGAAGAACGCCTGCGCGAGCCGAAGCGGCCAAGCGACAAGACGCCACGCGCCGACCGGCCGGGAGATGGAGCGATTCACGAACCACAGCCGGCCCAGGGAGTCCGTCTCCAGCAGGAACGCCTCCTCGCCTGCCAGAGGATGTCCCACAAGAGTCTCGTAGCCGAAGCCGGCAGAAGTGACCCACGCCACCCGAACCGGCTCGCGCACGGGCCCGAGCCGCACCTCAAGAACGTCGCCGACCGCGACCGGCGCCGAGGAGGAGACGCGGAACCCCGCGCGGGTCTTGATACCCCAGGTCATGAGCACGGGCAGCGCATCCTCGAATGAACAGGTCAGGAGTGTGCGGCGTGAAACGAGCCGGTAGCCGGGCGGAGCCGGTGCCTCGGAGAGGGTAATGCCGGCGAACGGAAAGTTGGCCGCCGGAACCGTCACTACTTCTTCTTCGCCTCGGTGTCGCCGGTCAGCGCTGCGACGAACGCCTCCTGCGGAACCTCGACGCGTCCGACCATCTTCATGCGCTTCTTGCCCTCCTTCTGCTTCTCGAGGAGCTTGCGCTTGCGGGTGATGTCACCGCCGTAGCACTTGGCGAGAACGTCCTTGCGCATTGCGGAGATGCTCTCGCGGGCGATGATGCGTGCGCCGATGGCTGCCTGGATCGGCACCTCGAACTGCTGGCGCGGGATGAGCTTTTTGAGTCGCTCGGTCATCAGGACTCCGTAGGCGTACGCCTTTTCCCGGTGCACGATCGCGCTGAACGCGTCGACGGCCTCACCCTGCAGCAGGATATCGACCTTCACGAGGTCAGCAGCCTGGTCGCCGATCGGCTCGTAA
Coding sequences within:
- a CDS encoding DUF1990 domain-containing protein, producing the protein MTVPAANFPFAGITLSEAPAPPGYRLVSRRTLLTCSFEDALPVLMTWGIKTRAGFRVSSSAPVAVGDVLEVRLGPVREPVRVAWVTSAGFGYETLVGHPLAGEEAFLLETDSLGRLWFVNRSISRPVGAWRLVAWPLRLAQAFFVRRYGRVMESS